Part of the Maridesulfovibrio sp. genome, GGCGCAGTTCTGCACGGATGTATTGTCAAAAAGAACTCGCTCATAGGCATGAATTCCGTGGTAATGGATGGTACCATAATTGGAGAAGAAAGCATCGTAGCGGCCATGTCTTTTGTTAAGGCAGGATTCCAAGGAACAGCACGACAGTTATTGGCAGGCTCTCCAGCAAAAGAACTCCGTCAGGTAACTGATCAGGATATGCACTGGCATGGATTGAACATCAAGGAATATCAGGCCTTGGCCGGTCGCTCGGCACAATCGATAAAAGAAGTGCAGCCACTGACTGCGGTGGAAGAAAACCGTCCCCGACTAGCAGGGGTTACGGATGTAAAACCCAAGATGTAGTTATAAATTACCGCTCACATTCCCAACCCCGGAAACCGTCTGGTTTTCGGGGTTTCTTTTGATATAGAAAAACTCGGCACCGTTAATTTCGGCATACGTTTATTAAAAGCGTACTCTTCATCAGCATCAGCATGATTCAATCGCATCCATTTTCTGCAACTCTTATAGGCTTAAAAGCACAAAAACGAGTCTGAATTGTTTTTTCGTACAACACCCTGAGATTTAAAGTTTTTTATGTAACTCCCTTGACGTGGAGCCTGTCGATCATGTTAGTATACCATTAATAACCACATACAATTCACGATCAAATAAAAGGAGAATAAAATGTGCAAGACTTGTAATTGCGGTACCAATAGCGAATCAGGAAAGCATCAGCATGCCCACGCTCACGGTAACGGAGTAGCTCATTCCCATGACCACGATCACGAACATGCGCACATCCATGAGCATACCCATGCAGACGGAACAACCCATTCGCATGAGCATGCACATGTTCACTCACATTCACACGACCACACCCACACTCACTCGCACACCCACGACAGTGAACATAACCACGATCATTTCCATTCCCACGGAAGCCATTGCACAGACGAAGCACATGCCCACTCTGATGACAACTCTCACAATCACGACCACGGTTAGAATGCAAAGAAGACAATAAGCGGCTAACAAACTTTAAACCACCCGGAGAATCTGAATTTTCCGGGTGTTTTTTTTACACTTGAGCCAAATCGCTTTAGCGGGTAAAGAAACGGCTTGCATCAACCAGAACGCAAGTCAGGAGATTTACGATATGAGTGCTTTTAAAATCGTCGAAGCTAAACCGAATCCGGATTTTAATATTTTTTATTTTGCAGAGCTTAACGGTTCCACCCGCATCGAGCATTCCCTCATGGAAAGCCTCGAAAAATACTGGAACGAATGGCTGCCCCACCTCAAGGCTTACACTCTGAAGCAGCCTGAAGGCGGTAAAGGCACCGACTTCCTGCTTCTTTACCTTGAAAAGGAAGTTGAGGATTCCGTTGAAGAAATCTGGCAGAAAACACCCACCGAGGGCCTTGCACACCACAACCTCGCGATCACCATCGTAATGTCCGCAGCACAGTCCCTGATTCCGCAGCTGGAAGAAGGTAAGTGTGCACCGCTTCCCAAGCCGGGTGAAGAAGTGCTCAAGGCATTCGAATCCCTCGGACTCACTTGGAATCAGGAAGGTACCGTTAACCGCCAGTACGCGGTATTCACTCCCTTCCCGTACTCCGGTGGCTGTGAAGTCTGCTACCTTGAGGACACCTGCCCCAAGAGCCAGACACGTAAATAGTAAGTTTTTTTGTTGATATAGAAATTGAAAAGCCCGCCAGAGCGTTTGCTCTGGCGGGCTTTTGTTTGTTTTGATCATAAGCTTCAAAGTAAGCGTAGGATTTAACAAATCATTTCACCCCTCGCCAATCGGAAATCATTCTACTATATAAACGAACAACAAATTATAGACACTTTTTCAATCAGGAGTTCCCATGCTGTTGTTCCCCCCTCAAATTAAAATCAAAGAAGGCGAAGGCTTTACCCCGGAAAATGACACTTTCAATCGTAAAGAATTCGGTGAAAGTTTAGCTCGCTTAGTGAAGCATGCAGATGATGCTTTAGTCATTGGCCTTGATGCTCCTTGGGGCGAAGGTAAGACAACTTTCGTTAAGCAATGGCAGGGACTACTCAAAAACGACTTTGAAATCGATTCCATTTACTTTGACGCATTTGCACATGACTACCAATATGATCCTCTCGCCGTTCTTGCAGACGAGTTCTATGCATTCATTGACCAAAAGACATCAACGGAAGAAAGCGATGATTTTTGGCAGGAGCAAAAACCAAGTTACCTTGAAGGAGCAGCAAACTGGGTTGCCAGTAAAGCTCCAGCCGTCGGAAAAATATTTGGAGCAGGGATAGGAGCATTTTCAGCAGCATGTTCTGGTGGCGGTGGCCCAGAAACCGATGCTGCAACAGCAGGTGCAGCTGCAACTGGAGAAGTAACAGGAGAACAAATTGAAGCCATTTTCAAAGCCCGCCAAGAAGCCAAACGCGGATTAAAAGGATTCCGTGATTCTTTAAAAACTATCGGCAAAGAGCTACGTGAGAGACAAAATAAACCTCTTGTCTTCATAATTGATGAGTTAGACAGATGCCGCCCTGATTTTGCTTTAGATTTAATTGAAAAGGTTAAGCATGTTTTTTCTGTTCCAGGAATTGTATTTGTGCTTGTTTATAACAAGGAGCAGATGTGTGGACATATTGAATGTCGATATGGAGCTAAGGTTCAATCGCAAATATATTTGAATAAATTCATTAACATAGAAACCATGCTACCTAAAAACAAAAACATAAGCCAACTTCATTACGACGACAGCAATAAGTTCATTGAATTTGTATCATCAAGAATGGATTTGAGATTAGACTATAAGGCCGTAAAGCTTTTAACGTTTTACAGTTCTAAAAAAGACATTGCACTTCGTGAAGTTGAAAAATTATTAACAAGTGTATCAATTGCAAAAAGCAGCCTAAGAAAAAGTTTATCAGAATGGGACAATCTAATCTGTGGATTGTGTCTTATTCATCTACTTGAACCTAGTATTTTCAAAAAATTATTAGTGAAAGAACAATGCTG contains:
- the caiE gene encoding carnitine operon protein CaiE; amino-acid sequence: MPFYEFEGLVPVVDPTAYVHPTAVLIGDVIVGAGAYIGPCASLRGDYGRLIIEEGSNVQDGCIMHGYCDVDTIVEQNVSVGHGAVLHGCIVKKNSLIGMNSVVMDGTIIGEESIVAAMSFVKAGFQGTARQLLAGSPAKELRQVTDQDMHWHGLNIKEYQALAGRSAQSIKEVQPLTAVEENRPRLAGVTDVKPKM
- a CDS encoding P-loop NTPase fold protein; the encoded protein is MLLFPPQIKIKEGEGFTPENDTFNRKEFGESLARLVKHADDALVIGLDAPWGEGKTTFVKQWQGLLKNDFEIDSIYFDAFAHDYQYDPLAVLADEFYAFIDQKTSTEESDDFWQEQKPSYLEGAANWVASKAPAVGKIFGAGIGAFSAACSGGGGPETDAATAGAAATGEVTGEQIEAIFKARQEAKRGLKGFRDSLKTIGKELRERQNKPLVFIIDELDRCRPDFALDLIEKVKHVFSVPGIVFVLVYNKEQMCGHIECRYGAKVQSQIYLNKFINIETMLPKNKNISQLHYDDSNKFIEFVSSRMDLRLDYKAVKLLTFYSSKKDIALREVEKLLTSVSIAKSSLRKSLSEWDNLICGLCLIHLLEPSIFKKLLVKEQCWQECETFFEFNSTPEHFDNQTGEFGYFKLTWHSILNPQATPDERHRFADHRYNINDLVPIYCKSLLRFLPETN